A window of the Armatimonadota bacterium genome harbors these coding sequences:
- a CDS encoding MFS transporter produces the protein MFGLTLISQAFGTYLLFYYVDVLGLPAGLAAMARIAYTAWDVFNDPLTGYLSDRTRSRWGRRRPWLVVGLPFYLLFFLMAFWVPGGLREEVLFWYLLTVVLLFEGAATAVWTNFSALFPEIFRGLRSRARAAAWKHGAQIAGLIAGVALTPLAYDTLGFGGMALVYALVGAVTMGPVFATTPEDRLATDPRPLGLLAALRHTLGNRPFWLFLAAQGLVQAAFGVMVAGMAFYARYTLALDARETSALFTAVFAVALAAVVPWSRAAARRGGKTVWASGIGAVALAVLPLAAARDLWTGVAAGAAVGLALGGVLVGSEVVLAYIIDRDAQATGRRREALHYSINGLITRLAITSQALAFALLTPLFGYVSGTDPGPAPGAAFRFFMTVLPFCALAAAWAVARRFPHAADDRIS, from the coding sequence ATGTTCGGCCTCACCTTGATCAGTCAGGCGTTCGGAACCTACCTGCTCTTCTACTACGTCGACGTCCTCGGTTTGCCGGCCGGGCTGGCGGCCATGGCGCGCATCGCCTACACCGCCTGGGACGTGTTCAACGACCCGCTCACGGGATATCTGTCGGACCGGACCCGTAGCCGATGGGGCCGACGGCGCCCGTGGCTGGTCGTCGGCCTACCGTTCTACTTGCTGTTCTTCCTGATGGCCTTCTGGGTGCCCGGCGGGCTGCGTGAGGAGGTGCTGTTCTGGTATCTGCTAACTGTGGTACTGCTGTTCGAGGGTGCGGCAACCGCGGTATGGACGAACTTCTCGGCCCTGTTTCCCGAGATCTTTCGCGGACTGCGGTCACGTGCGCGCGCGGCGGCGTGGAAGCACGGTGCGCAGATCGCGGGGCTCATCGCGGGGGTAGCGCTCACGCCGCTGGCGTACGACACGCTGGGGTTCGGCGGAATGGCGCTAGTGTATGCGTTGGTGGGGGCGGTGACGATGGGACCCGTCTTCGCGACCACCCCGGAGGACCGCCTGGCCACCGATCCCCGGCCGCTCGGGTTGCTGGCGGCGCTACGGCACACACTGGGCAATCGCCCGTTCTGGCTGTTCCTCGCGGCCCAGGGCCTGGTCCAGGCCGCATTCGGCGTGATGGTGGCCGGCATGGCCTTCTACGCCAGGTACACCCTCGCGTTGGATGCGCGGGAGACGTCGGCGCTGTTCACTGCGGTGTTCGCGGTCGCCCTCGCTGCGGTGGTGCCCTGGAGCCGCGCGGCGGCCCGGCGCGGTGGCAAGACCGTCTGGGCATCCGGGATCGGCGCTGTGGCCCTCGCTGTTCTGCCGCTGGCCGCCGCGCGGGATCTGTGGACGGGCGTCGCGGCCGGAGCGGCCGTGGGGTTGGCGCTGGGCGGCGTGCTGGTCGGTAGCGAGGTCGTCCTGGCGTACATCATCGATCGGGACGCGCAGGCCACCGGACGGCGTCGCGAGGCGCTGCACTACAGCATCAACGGTCTGATCACCCGCCTGGCGATCACCAGCCAGGCACTGGCCTTCGCGCTGCTGACCCCTCTGTTCGGGTACGTGAGCGGCACCGATCCGGGTCCCGCCCCGGGTGCGGCCTTCCGCTTTTTCATGACCGTCCTTCCGTTTTGTGCACTCGCCGCCGCCTGGGCGGTCGCACGCCGCTTTCCGCACGCCGCCGACGATCGGATCTCGTGA
- a CDS encoding ferredoxin: MERRLRIRIDYDRCVGSAICVRIAPAVFTLNEAGQSSVLDTAGDGPDKILEAAEGCPTMAILVEDAETGERLFP; encoded by the coding sequence GTGGAGCGCCGGCTGCGCATCCGCATCGACTACGACCGCTGCGTGGGTTCGGCGATCTGCGTGCGGATCGCCCCGGCCGTCTTCACGCTCAACGAGGCCGGCCAGTCGTCGGTGCTGGACACAGCCGGCGATGGCCCGGACAAGATCCTGGAAGCCGCCGAAGGTTGTCCCACGATGGCCATCCTCGTCGAGGACGCGGAGACCGGAGAGCGGCTGTTCCCCTGA
- a CDS encoding cytochrome P450: MIVQDDLLAPDVVADPYTYFAWLREHDPVHWNERWGGWLVTRYDDVVRAFRDPERLSSDRMAHFVRELSEYDRERLHVLIQYFSKWLVFTDPPYHTRVRMLVNKAFTPTSVERLRPRTRQIVHELLDAVEGRGQMEFIRDFAFHLPVIVISEYMGVPPEDREAVKEWSDETSRIFFIRADDPHRRDRSQRGLIHLLEYFQPLIHDRRRNPRDDLISALVQAEERGDLLSEEELLATCTVLLFAGHETTTNLLANGLLALLRNRDQWELLRRDASLSRSATEELLRYDGPVKATFRWAKVDVEMGGKTMRSGDRMLLVLASANRDPARYPDPDRVDITRSPNPHVAFGHGIHVCLGAPLARVEGQEAFAALAERFPRMRLASEDLEYHPTLVSRALSALHVEW, from the coding sequence ATGATCGTCCAGGACGACCTGCTCGCGCCGGACGTGGTGGCCGATCCGTACACGTACTTTGCGTGGCTGCGCGAGCACGACCCCGTGCATTGGAACGAGCGGTGGGGCGGGTGGCTGGTCACCCGATATGACGACGTCGTGCGGGCGTTCCGCGATCCCGAACGGCTTTCGTCGGATCGGATGGCCCACTTCGTGCGGGAGCTGTCCGAATACGACCGCGAGCGTCTGCACGTCCTCATTCAGTACTTCTCCAAGTGGCTCGTGTTCACCGACCCTCCCTACCATACACGTGTCCGGATGCTCGTGAACAAGGCGTTCACACCCACCAGCGTGGAGCGGCTGAGACCCCGCACGCGGCAGATCGTCCACGAACTCCTGGACGCAGTCGAAGGCAGGGGGCAGATGGAGTTCATCCGAGACTTCGCCTTCCACCTGCCCGTCATCGTGATCTCCGAATACATGGGCGTCCCGCCGGAGGACCGCGAAGCGGTGAAGGAGTGGTCGGACGAGACGTCCCGCATCTTCTTCATCCGGGCCGACGACCCACACCGGCGAGACCGATCGCAGCGTGGTCTGATCCATCTGCTCGAGTACTTCCAGCCACTCATCCACGACCGGCGCCGCAATCCGCGCGACGACCTGATCTCCGCTCTCGTGCAGGCCGAGGAGAGGGGCGATCTGCTATCGGAGGAGGAACTGCTGGCCACGTGCACCGTGTTGCTGTTTGCCGGCCACGAGACCACCACGAACCTGCTGGCCAACGGCCTGCTGGCACTGCTGCGCAACCGCGATCAGTGGGAACTGCTGCGGCGCGATGCTTCGCTCAGCCGGTCGGCGACCGAGGAGCTGCTGCGATACGATGGGCCCGTCAAGGCCACGTTCCGCTGGGCCAAGGTCGACGTGGAGATGGGCGGAAAGACGATGCGCTCGGGGGACCGCATGCTGTTGGTGCTGGCTTCGGCCAACCGCGATCCCGCCAGGTATCCGGACCCCGATCGGGTTGACATCACACGCAGCCCCAACCCGCACGTAGCATTCGGGCACGGCATTCACGTCTGCTTGGGCGCCCCCTTGGCGCGGGTCGAAGGGCAGGAGGCCTTTGCCGCGCTGGCGGAGCGGTTCCCCCGGATGCGGCTTGCCAGCGAGGACCTGGAGTACCATCCCACGCTCGTCTCGCGGGCGCTGTCGGCGCTGCACGTGGAGTGGTAG
- a CDS encoding M28 family peptidase — protein sequence MRRSALLWIVVFVAASALPVAHGGPASAGDRAYEHVRVLAGMGPRVAGTLTERRGAEYIASQLRAYGYHAEVVSFPFPYFETRQVALELSGPQPLRLDARALFYSPSTPGPIRAQVVAAGRGLPSDFAGTDVRGRIVLVERGDITFFEKVDNASRAGAVAVIVYNHQPGLVVGTLGRVTSIPAVMISQEEGQRLLGMVRAGPVTATLLVDTINEQRPSWNVIGSVAGPGERRLVIGGHMDSVEGSPGANDNASGVGAMLEAARLLRQQPPRVAPEFVAFGAEELGLFGSFAYANGDRIRGVVGMINLDMVGVGERLLIGNGGGDPRLVEAGLEAARAMGIRIEQRRMGASDHVAFERAGIPVAFLHRPDDPNYHTPQDTADKVRPELLDPVVRLAVAIARSGAAAASTPSRAAMDLASPARR from the coding sequence GTGCGACGGAGTGCGCTGCTGTGGATAGTGGTTTTCGTGGCGGCGTCGGCGCTGCCGGTTGCGCATGGTGGGCCGGCCAGCGCGGGCGACCGGGCGTACGAGCACGTACGCGTGCTGGCGGGGATGGGACCGCGGGTGGCCGGAACGCTGACCGAGCGCCGCGGAGCCGAGTACATCGCCTCACAGCTGCGCGCCTACGGTTACCATGCCGAGGTGGTCTCTTTTCCGTTTCCGTATTTCGAAACCCGACAGGTCGCTCTCGAACTCAGTGGGCCGCAACCGCTGCGTCTGGACGCGCGGGCCCTGTTCTACTCGCCGTCGACCCCTGGCCCGATCCGCGCGCAGGTCGTAGCCGCCGGACGTGGCCTGCCGAGCGACTTCGCCGGCACGGACGTACGCGGCAGGATCGTTCTGGTCGAGCGAGGCGACATCACGTTCTTCGAGAAGGTCGACAACGCGTCCCGGGCGGGGGCGGTCGCGGTCATCGTGTACAACCACCAGCCGGGGCTGGTGGTCGGCACGCTGGGGCGCGTGACGAGCATTCCTGCGGTGATGATCTCGCAGGAGGAAGGGCAGCGGTTGCTGGGTATGGTCCGGGCGGGGCCCGTCACCGCGACGCTGCTGGTGGACACGATCAACGAGCAGCGACCGTCGTGGAACGTCATCGGGAGCGTGGCCGGTCCCGGGGAGCGCCGGCTGGTCATCGGAGGACACATGGATTCCGTCGAGGGCAGCCCCGGCGCCAACGACAACGCCTCGGGGGTAGGGGCGATGCTCGAGGCTGCGCGGCTTCTGCGCCAGCAGCCCCCGCGGGTTGCGCCGGAGTTCGTCGCCTTCGGCGCCGAAGAACTCGGGCTGTTCGGCTCGTTCGCCTACGCGAACGGCGACCGGATCCGCGGTGTGGTCGGCATGATCAACCTGGACATGGTCGGCGTGGGCGAGCGACTGCTGATCGGAAACGGCGGCGGCGACCCGAGGCTGGTGGAGGCGGGCTTGGAAGCGGCGCGGGCAATGGGCATCCGGATCGAGCAACGCCGCATGGGTGCCAGCGACCACGTGGCGTTCGAGCGCGCCGGCATACCGGTCGCCTTCCTGCACCGTCCCGACGACCCGAACTACCACACGCCCCAGGACACCGCCGACAAGGTCCGGCCGGAACTGCTGGACCCGGTGGTGCGGCTGGCCGTCGCGATTGCCCGATCCGGGGCGGCGGCCGCATCGACCCCGAGCCGTGCAGCCATGGATCTCGCAAGCCCGGCCCGTCGTTGA